In Xylanibacter ruminicola 23, a single genomic region encodes these proteins:
- a CDS encoding Hsp20/alpha crystallin family protein encodes MLNGLMKNNSWFPTMFDDFFNTDFMPRANSTAPAVNVKESEKAYTMELAAPGIKKEYCRVGINDEGNLTIAIENKQEHKHEDSHRHYLRREFSYSNYEQNYILPDDVVRDKISAKVEDGILTITMPKTEPKEKVTKAIEVS; translated from the coding sequence ATGTTGAACGGATTAATGAAAAACAACAGTTGGTTCCCAACAATGTTTGATGATTTCTTTAACACTGATTTTATGCCTCGTGCCAACAGTACAGCACCTGCAGTCAATGTCAAGGAGAGTGAGAAGGCCTACACGATGGAACTTGCAGCTCCAGGCATTAAGAAAGAATATTGCCGTGTAGGTATCAATGACGAGGGCAACCTCACCATCGCTATTGAGAACAAACAGGAACACAAGCATGAGGACAGTCATCGCCATTATCTGCGTCGTGAGTTCAGCTATTCTAACTATGAGCAGAACTACATACTTCCAGATGATGTGGTACGCGACAAGATTTCTGCCAAGGTTGAGGACGGCATCCTGACCATCACGATGCCGAAGACCGAACCGAAGGAGAAAGTGACGAAAGCCATTGAGGTGTCATAA
- the dnaG gene encoding DNA primase, translated as MIKPETLDKINDQPIVDIVSDYITLKKAGVNYKGICPFHADKNPSFMVSPAKGICHCFVCGKGGNGIHFIMEHEHVNFYEACKIIANKFNIEFEEKDPTPEELAEQQKKESMQVIYSRVQEFYVKCLHEDTPEAKAMMAYAKHRWSEEAIEERGLGYAPKGNKRFFDFIKSTGLSWELCKEAGLIAESDDRSEYAFFRDRLMIPVRDRWGNVINYTARTLSDNKDVQKYLNGRDSLLFHKSSVLFGLDTAMKVGAREELFYLVEGGPDVMKMQQIGVVNTVAPLGTALTKEHLHTLKRFHPKLCFIPDADAPGIKAVIKNGRTAMEEGFRVTVKEIPPKPEEEGGGKQDADSYFQNREQVKLLAEEDFVLWYANKLFDDIERKSSTETDISDIVKQICDVLILEKDEYTQKALLDALVKQHNGHKGLWKNAVNEAKHRRAEEKAKATTKRTGIDPLIYGFYEDHNCYWSRDDEGNEKQWSNFKMRPLYHVMGIDDSRRLYEITNIDGTTRILELAAEELVSQPKFMVKVESIGNFIWKVGMPELTKLKTYLFEQTETAVRIRQYGWHHSGFFTFGNGCIYQNEWYPADAMGIVHLHDAESHLDNYYLQGASEIYAADTSYFSFERQFVLPSTHASIELKDMASLMASVFGDNAKIGICYLLAALHRDIITSYTVNFPILNLFGPKGSGKTELGITLMRFFTIGDKPLNLRNTTAPSLSQMLSMAANSLVLLDEYKNTLDMRIVEIIKGAYDGVGRSRMDMDRGKQIERTPVDCGVIVCGQEMPTLDIAMFSRMIYLPTDSTVHDREAKDRFNRLSDIRKLGLQHLTMEILSHRALFESAFYDTYNDVTNEVCDSIDGNNVEDRLWRNWSIMLTCYKTLKSTLNLPFEYDDIKRLCIEGIKRQNSEVTSNNELGNLWNALSTLYDQGKIYLDCDFKIKVLRRLKTDKGEREFKENHRVLMLRLINFVSQYKQLAQREGEKKIIMDRDSIRYYLTIGNAYLGQKSSERFISIKDGIKETVNGQTAYKFDRCLCFDYEILQNRYGLHLEHFSATEADELERKEEIVF; from the coding sequence ATGATAAAGCCTGAAACATTAGATAAGATAAACGATCAGCCTATTGTTGATATAGTATCAGACTATATCACGCTAAAGAAAGCTGGCGTCAATTATAAAGGCATTTGCCCCTTTCATGCCGACAAGAATCCTTCTTTCATGGTGAGTCCTGCCAAAGGAATCTGCCATTGTTTTGTGTGTGGAAAAGGAGGCAACGGCATCCATTTCATCATGGAGCACGAGCATGTCAATTTCTATGAAGCTTGCAAGATAATTGCTAACAAGTTCAATATAGAATTTGAAGAAAAGGATCCTACACCCGAAGAGTTGGCGGAGCAACAGAAAAAAGAGTCCATGCAGGTCATCTATTCTCGGGTGCAGGAGTTCTACGTAAAGTGCCTCCACGAAGATACACCAGAAGCTAAGGCTATGATGGCTTATGCTAAACATCGTTGGTCGGAAGAGGCCATCGAGGAGCGAGGACTGGGTTATGCACCAAAGGGTAATAAACGTTTTTTTGACTTTATCAAATCAACAGGCCTGAGCTGGGAACTTTGTAAGGAAGCAGGACTCATAGCTGAAAGCGACGATAGAAGCGAATATGCCTTCTTTCGCGACCGTCTGATGATTCCCGTACGCGACCGGTGGGGCAATGTAATTAACTATACAGCTCGCACTCTTTCTGATAATAAGGATGTTCAAAAGTATCTTAACGGCCGCGACTCGCTGTTATTCCATAAATCAAGCGTATTATTCGGCTTGGATACAGCAATGAAAGTGGGGGCACGCGAGGAGCTCTTCTACTTGGTAGAGGGAGGCCCCGACGTTATGAAAATGCAGCAGATTGGTGTGGTAAATACTGTAGCGCCATTGGGTACAGCGCTCACAAAGGAGCATCTGCACACACTTAAGCGGTTCCATCCAAAACTGTGCTTCATCCCCGATGCTGATGCTCCTGGCATAAAGGCGGTCATCAAAAACGGTCGTACAGCCATGGAAGAAGGCTTCCGTGTCACTGTCAAGGAGATTCCACCAAAGCCAGAGGAGGAGGGTGGAGGAAAGCAGGATGCAGACAGTTACTTCCAGAACAGAGAGCAGGTTAAACTGCTAGCTGAAGAGGACTTTGTGCTCTGGTATGCCAACAAGCTATTTGATGACATCGAGCGCAAATCTTCTACCGAGACAGACATTTCTGATATCGTCAAACAGATATGTGATGTTCTTATCCTGGAAAAAGATGAATATACGCAAAAGGCGCTCCTGGATGCCTTGGTTAAGCAACACAACGGCCATAAAGGCCTTTGGAAAAACGCAGTTAACGAAGCTAAGCACCGCCGGGCAGAAGAAAAAGCAAAGGCGACGACAAAAAGGACGGGCATCGACCCGCTTATATATGGTTTCTACGAGGATCACAACTGTTACTGGAGCCGCGATGACGAAGGTAACGAGAAGCAATGGTCGAATTTCAAGATGCGTCCCCTCTATCATGTAATGGGTATCGATGATTCACGCCGTCTCTATGAAATTACGAATATCGACGGCACCACACGTATCCTCGAATTAGCTGCTGAAGAGCTGGTCTCACAGCCTAAGTTCATGGTGAAGGTTGAGTCCATAGGCAACTTTATCTGGAAGGTAGGTATGCCAGAATTGACCAAGCTAAAGACATACCTTTTCGAGCAGACAGAAACGGCTGTTCGCATCCGGCAGTATGGCTGGCATCACAGCGGTTTCTTTACCTTTGGCAACGGATGCATCTATCAGAACGAATGGTATCCGGCCGATGCCATGGGAATTGTACACTTACATGATGCAGAATCTCATTTGGACAATTACTATCTGCAGGGGGCCTCGGAAATCTATGCAGCCGACACAAGCTACTTTTCTTTCGAGCGGCAGTTTGTTCTCCCATCTACCCATGCAAGCATAGAATTAAAAGATATGGCCAGTCTGATGGCTTCTGTCTTCGGTGACAACGCTAAAATAGGTATCTGTTACCTTTTAGCTGCTCTCCATAGGGATATTATCACCTCATACACGGTAAACTTCCCAATCCTCAATCTCTTTGGCCCGAAGGGAAGTGGTAAAACAGAATTGGGCATCACGTTAATGCGTTTCTTTACAATCGGCGACAAGCCCCTTAACTTAAGAAACACAACAGCTCCATCTCTTTCACAAATGCTCTCGATGGCAGCTAACTCACTGGTACTGCTGGACGAATATAAGAATACGCTGGACATGAGGATTGTGGAAATTATCAAAGGGGCGTACGACGGTGTCGGCCGCTCACGAATGGATATGGACCGCGGCAAACAAATTGAGCGTACACCTGTCGACTGCGGTGTAATCGTCTGCGGACAGGAGATGCCAACACTCGATATCGCGATGTTCTCGAGAATGATTTATTTACCTACTGACTCTACGGTTCATGACCGCGAAGCAAAGGATCGTTTCAATAGGTTGTCTGATATCCGTAAACTTGGGCTGCAGCACCTGACCATGGAGATTCTCTCACACAGAGCCTTGTTTGAAAGTGCTTTCTATGATACATATAACGATGTTACTAATGAGGTATGTGACAGCATCGATGGTAATAATGTGGAAGACCGCCTTTGGCGTAACTGGTCTATCATGCTAACTTGTTACAAAACTCTGAAGTCCACGCTTAATCTGCCTTTTGAGTACGACGATATTAAGCGGCTATGTATAGAGGGTATTAAACGCCAGAACAGTGAGGTGACATCTAACAATGAGCTTGGAAATCTTTGGAACGCGCTTTCTACACTTTACGACCAGGGAAAGATTTATCTCGATTGCGACTTTAAGATTAAAGTATTGAGAAGGCTAAAGACGGACAAAGGTGAAAGGGAATTCAAGGAAAACCATCGCGTGCTTATGCTGCGTCTGATTAACTTCGTTTCTCAGTACAAGCAGTTGGCCCAGCGTGAAGGTGAAAAGAAGATAATCATGGATCGTGACTCAATTCGTTATTACCTGACGATAGGAAACGCTTATCTCGGACAGAAGTCGTCCGAACGCTTTATTTCCATCAAAGATGGTATAAAAGAGACCGTTAATGGACAGACTGCATACAAGTTTGACCGCTGTCTCTGTTTCGACTACGAAATACTTCAGAATCGTTACGGATTGCATTTGGAACATTTCTCTGCCACTGAGGCAGATGAACTTGAAAGAAAAGAAGAAATTGTTTTTTAG
- a CDS encoding DUF4250 domain-containing protein, protein MEYLPKDPAILVSSVNMLLRDEEFDTLESLCYNFETEPADIKDYLFGHGYVYSEEQRQFRPIGYNSEQNDNKR, encoded by the coding sequence ATGGAATATTTACCCAAAGATCCCGCTATATTGGTTTCGAGCGTGAACATGCTCCTGAGAGATGAGGAGTTTGACACGCTGGAATCACTTTGCTATAATTTTGAAACTGAACCCGCAGATATCAAAGATTACCTGTTCGGTCATGGATATGTGTATAGCGAAGAGCAACGTCAGTTCCGCCCTATTGGATATAACTCAGAGCAAAATGATAACAAAAGATAG
- a CDS encoding DUF1294 domain-containing protein: MTETIIYILIGINVLTFFVYGWDKWKAKHGKWRISEATLLMLALVGGTIGALLGMQVWHHKTMHLKFKYGLPLILLAQIALIALL, encoded by the coding sequence ATGACAGAGACGATAATATATATACTCATCGGCATCAATGTCCTAACCTTCTTTGTCTATGGTTGGGACAAGTGGAAAGCCAAGCATGGAAAATGGCGTATATCCGAAGCCACTCTTCTGATGCTGGCTCTTGTTGGCGGCACTATAGGTGCACTCTTAGGTATGCAGGTCTGGCACCATAAAACGATGCACTTGAAATTCAAGTACGGGTTGCCATTGATATTGTTGGCTCAAATTGCTTTGATTGCTTTATTATAA
- a CDS encoding TlpA family protein disulfide reductase yields MKKLLSTIVLAIVATAGWAQTRIWNNIVTGYSNVPFVKITKVVLSADSTEVFMHFDMPERAAGQEGVLAAKSLLQADGKTYEAKNAVGMKLGQPVKIPKDCKVDFSLVFDALPASTWLFSISDPGIWIINAVRDADANADVDVTPVGITDTYWRNTLTGDWLIGFAQHHVIYNNKVWDILNQTEQKDTYVLTLNDGLTIKVGKLKKGIRPITIGTGKAIACNPITQEALPDYPTKDTRKGFVDNGYREGDSVTIVGWLKDMPEQAWKQSGEFEVWTSNFITDKTESFTAKLDSLGRFTLRMPLLNSATVTLAPRQSWVHPVLEPGKTYFFLNDFNTGQKLFMGDDVRLQNELVACPATWPETRINPGESAMQFMERANKVFDAIITKMQADITHRPNLSQRFIDYIKGLCMAGQGYSMMQARFDVPGRSLPKEYMDYVNTKLWQPAPKPYTLYSEFPRFMRDYLDQLRDERHSVSIDPYRITLNDGAYPIILRQARADGKVSITDEELALMERYAVEFHKEYAKQAKNQKIDSLNIDLAGTDLDKLGIAEQYLAIMERPDVKKEIEQEFSLIDLYYQKQAIESATTDRALIDLALARKFYWKLNSFRKSLDPSDLNFANKEIKLASALNFVLTENDKYVALEHQDLANAASLRPSTDVANMTDGEKMLRKIIEPYKGRVIYLDVWGTWCGPCKQKLKDSWKVKEALKDYDIVYLYLCNGSSDESWKNVIKEYNLTGPNCVHYNLPKEQQSAIEHYLSVNSFPTYKIIDKQGNIHDLGWLDDQNLEAFKQTMGKFCK; encoded by the coding sequence ATGAAGAAACTTTTATCAACTATTGTGCTGGCCATTGTTGCAACTGCCGGGTGGGCACAAACTCGAATATGGAATAACATTGTTACAGGCTATTCCAATGTACCATTTGTTAAAATAACCAAGGTTGTACTGAGTGCCGACAGCACTGAGGTGTTCATGCATTTCGACATGCCAGAACGTGCTGCAGGCCAGGAAGGTGTATTGGCTGCGAAATCGCTACTCCAGGCCGACGGTAAGACCTACGAAGCAAAGAACGCCGTAGGTATGAAACTGGGGCAGCCCGTCAAGATACCTAAGGACTGTAAGGTAGACTTCTCGCTGGTGTTCGATGCCCTGCCAGCATCTACATGGCTGTTTTCTATAAGTGATCCCGGCATATGGATAATTAATGCTGTACGCGATGCTGATGCGAATGCTGATGTTGATGTAACCCCCGTTGGCATCACCGACACCTATTGGCGCAACACGCTTACGGGCGACTGGTTGATAGGATTCGCCCAGCACCACGTTATATATAATAATAAGGTGTGGGATATCCTGAATCAGACCGAGCAGAAGGACACCTACGTGCTTACTCTTAACGACGGACTAACCATCAAGGTGGGCAAACTCAAGAAAGGCATCCGTCCCATCACCATCGGTACCGGAAAGGCCATTGCCTGCAATCCGATAACCCAAGAAGCCCTACCCGACTATCCTACCAAAGACACTCGCAAGGGATTTGTTGACAATGGCTATCGTGAGGGCGACAGCGTAACCATCGTAGGCTGGCTGAAGGATATGCCCGAGCAAGCTTGGAAACAGAGCGGCGAATTTGAAGTCTGGACAAGTAATTTTATCACCGATAAAACAGAAAGCTTTACAGCAAAGCTCGACTCGCTAGGTAGATTCACCCTCCGTATGCCCCTGCTCAATTCTGCAACCGTTACGCTCGCCCCGCGCCAATCATGGGTACATCCTGTATTAGAGCCAGGAAAGACCTACTTCTTCCTCAACGACTTCAATACTGGTCAGAAACTGTTTATGGGCGATGACGTACGCCTGCAAAACGAGCTTGTGGCTTGTCCTGCAACATGGCCGGAGACACGCATCAATCCAGGCGAGAGCGCCATGCAATTCATGGAACGCGCGAATAAAGTCTTTGATGCAATCATAACCAAGATGCAGGCGGATATCACTCATCGCCCCAACCTATCGCAGCGCTTTATTGATTATATTAAAGGTCTGTGTATGGCTGGGCAGGGCTATTCGATGATGCAGGCCCGCTTTGATGTACCAGGCCGAAGTCTGCCCAAGGAGTATATGGATTATGTCAACACCAAGTTGTGGCAGCCCGCACCTAAACCCTATACGCTCTATTCTGAATTCCCGCGATTTATGCGCGACTATCTTGACCAGCTGAGAGATGAGCGCCACTCTGTGAGCATTGATCCTTACAGAATAACGTTGAACGACGGTGCCTATCCCATCATTTTGCGCCAGGCTAGGGCTGATGGCAAGGTATCGATTACCGACGAGGAGCTTGCCCTAATGGAGCGTTATGCAGTGGAATTTCACAAGGAGTATGCCAAACAAGCCAAGAACCAGAAGATAGATAGTCTAAACATTGATTTGGCTGGTACCGATTTAGATAAGCTTGGCATTGCGGAGCAGTATCTTGCCATTATGGAGCGTCCTGATGTGAAGAAGGAGATAGAGCAAGAATTCTCGTTGATAGATTTGTATTACCAAAAGCAGGCTATCGAATCGGCAACTACCGATAGGGCATTGATTGATCTGGCCTTGGCTCGCAAATTCTATTGGAAGCTTAACTCGTTCCGCAAGTCGCTTGACCCTTCTGATTTGAATTTCGCCAATAAAGAAATCAAGTTGGCATCGGCACTAAACTTTGTTTTGACCGAAAACGATAAGTATGTAGCTTTGGAGCATCAGGACTTGGCTAATGCAGCCAGTCTGCGACCGTCAACCGATGTGGCGAACATGACCGATGGCGAGAAGATGCTGCGTAAGATCATCGAACCCTATAAAGGTCGCGTCATCTATCTCGACGTGTGGGGCACATGGTGCGGCCCTTGCAAGCAGAAACTCAAGGACTCGTGGAAAGTAAAAGAGGCACTCAAGGATTACGATATCGTGTATCTTTACCTATGTAATGGCAGCAGCGATGAATCATGGAAGAATGTGATTAAGGAGTACAATCTGACAGGACCAAACTGCGTTCACTATAATCTGCCAAAAGAACAGCAGAGTGCTATCGAGCATTACCTGAGTGTAAACAGCTTCCCCACATATAAGATTATCGATAAGCAGGGAAACATTCACGACCTAGGTTGGCTCGACGATCAAAATCTGGAGGCATTCAAACAGACTATGGGCAAGTTCTGCAAGTAA
- a CDS encoding DKNYY domain-containing protein, with the protein MVIGLVGWSMSSFAQSYRIDRGRVYFERESMPYADARTFVDLGCGYAKDCDNVYLDGRVLEYVDPSSFRLKPHSKSHFRDHYDSYDHGRRYDDYYKSDRNVYYGDKKIDASPSSFKEIGEGYAKDAFNVFYHGRKIDASAGSFKLLEGGYAKDAFDVFYYGKKIEGASAGSFKYTGDGYAKDAFHDYYRGRRLE; encoded by the coding sequence ATGGTGATAGGATTAGTTGGATGGAGTATGTCGAGCTTTGCACAGTCGTATAGAATCGACCGAGGTAGAGTATATTTCGAAAGAGAGTCGATGCCATATGCCGATGCTCGTACGTTCGTGGATTTAGGTTGTGGTTATGCAAAAGACTGCGACAATGTATATCTCGACGGTCGTGTCTTGGAATATGTCGACCCATCTTCTTTCCGTTTAAAACCGCACTCTAAATCACACTTCCGCGACCACTATGATAGTTATGACCACGGCAGAAGGTACGATGACTATTATAAATCAGATCGCAACGTCTATTACGGAGATAAGAAAATCGACGCGTCTCCTAGTTCGTTCAAGGAGATTGGTGAGGGCTATGCCAAGGATGCATTTAATGTTTTCTATCATGGAAGAAAGATTGATGCTTCTGCCGGTAGTTTTAAGTTGTTGGAAGGAGGTTACGCCAAGGACGCCTTTGATGTGTTCTATTATGGTAAAAAGATAGAGGGGGCCTCTGCGGGTTCGTTTAAATACACTGGCGACGGCTATGCCAAAGATGCATTTCATGATTACTATAGAGGAAGACGTCTTGAATAG
- a CDS encoding HigA family addiction module antitoxin: protein MKHIEGVNDNMIANNLEPHYLTHPGEVIKDELEFRGISQRRLAKEIGIPASQLNEVLNGKRSLSAELALLIGKALDLDAAPLLSLQMKYNLLSAKRNKSFIQRLKEIPKIAAVF from the coding sequence ATGAAACATATAGAAGGCGTAAACGACAACATGATTGCCAACAACCTGGAGCCACATTACTTGACTCATCCTGGTGAGGTAATTAAAGACGAACTGGAGTTTCGTGGTATTAGTCAGCGACGACTGGCTAAAGAAATAGGTATTCCTGCAAGCCAACTTAACGAGGTGCTTAACGGCAAGCGTTCGCTAAGTGCAGAATTAGCTCTGCTGATAGGCAAGGCACTTGATCTAGATGCAGCTCCCCTACTCTCACTTCAGATGAAATACAATCTCCTATCGGCCAAACGTAATAAATCGTTTATACAGCGCTTAAAGGAGATTCCTAAAATCGCTGCAGTATTCTAA
- a CDS encoding type II toxin-antitoxin system RelE/ParE family toxin translates to MLVIFERDYLKELYDNGQASDKKHRFQPQIVRKYTRVIDLMNEVQNVQTLTQYGSLHYEKLHGDKAGLSSVRVNDQYRIEFREILKGEQTIAEVVSITELSNHYK, encoded by the coding sequence ATGTTAGTTATCTTTGAAAGAGATTATCTAAAAGAGCTCTATGATAATGGTCAGGCCAGCGATAAGAAGCATCGCTTCCAGCCACAGATAGTCAGAAAGTACACTCGCGTCATCGACTTGATGAATGAGGTACAGAATGTACAGACGCTGACTCAATATGGCAGTCTTCACTACGAGAAACTTCATGGTGATAAGGCAGGACTTTCATCTGTCAGAGTGAACGACCAATACCGAATAGAGTTTCGTGAAATTTTAAAAGGCGAGCAAACAATCGCCGAAGTAGTAAGTATAACAGAATTGTCGAACCATTATAAATAA
- a CDS encoding carboxypeptidase-like regulatory domain-containing protein has protein sequence MKKTILLTVFMQLMITASAQTIVRGNVVNERGEAVEYVSIGFDEDSVGVISDAKGHFTLTIPAGRNKDLSFTHVSYQDAIVPYATYSKGNDLKVVLKDKVIELAEVVIGKKNKTNTLSGRSLVRIGTVGFIGNINGDTEWGPIFKNSKDYVLSEMLLTIAKCKYDECVLSFNVYELQGKKFINIMNKPIYKHISPADDGKKFSVSPDEHIVLKGKKKYCISVSVVDHKGNGGIFFPANFKSSYARNAVKGKMKKLPACPPIIVKGYKVEN, from the coding sequence ATGAAGAAGACCATACTCTTAACTGTATTTATGCAGTTGATGATTACAGCGAGTGCTCAGACCATTGTACGAGGCAACGTAGTAAACGAACGCGGCGAGGCTGTAGAATATGTCAGCATTGGTTTTGATGAGGATAGTGTGGGCGTGATTTCCGACGCGAAGGGGCACTTTACGCTCACCATACCTGCGGGACGAAATAAGGACTTATCGTTCACGCATGTGTCGTATCAAGATGCTATCGTGCCTTATGCCACCTACAGCAAAGGAAATGATCTGAAGGTAGTACTGAAGGATAAAGTGATAGAACTGGCTGAGGTGGTAATCGGCAAGAAAAACAAAACGAACACGTTATCGGGGCGTTCGCTTGTAAGAATAGGGACAGTAGGATTCATAGGAAACATAAACGGCGACACGGAGTGGGGGCCGATATTCAAGAACAGCAAGGACTATGTACTAAGTGAGATGCTTCTGACCATAGCTAAATGTAAATATGATGAGTGCGTGCTTAGTTTCAATGTCTATGAGCTACAGGGCAAAAAGTTTATCAACATCATGAACAAACCCATATACAAACATATATCACCCGCAGACGATGGCAAGAAATTCAGCGTAAGTCCCGATGAACACATCGTGCTTAAGGGTAAAAAGAAATATTGTATCAGTGTGAGTGTGGTTGACCATAAAGGTAATGGTGGTATATTCTTCCCAGCCAACTTTAAAAGCAGCTACGCCCGCAACGCCGTAAAGGGTAAGATGAAAAAACTTCCAGCCTGCCCACCAATCATCGTAAAAGGGTATAAAGTGGAGAACTAA
- a CDS encoding Clp protease ClpP translates to MASNTKTNTYQLHLKGFVGGYDFDADYVDYVLSKHKDTEVNVLIDSLGGQSSTALSIFSAFKLHGNVNVHFVGMNASAATIASLGAKHITMDSSAMYLVHKCSVGFFEWGQLNSDGLQALIANIEHQKADLDKLDANIAQMYATRCKKEPEALLALMKEGGWLTAKEALEWGFVDELTDYADESAPVLTDTMACAMSAAGIPIPNMPTMHLTAQEQSAFAKFLGALGQLFSNQKIQSTNNSTQTPMKKIFKSICAILTCEHLMSNEGKITLSDSQMEDIESAISADKQTISDLNAQITTLKSEKQSLTDANTQLQAEVATLKQKPGDTTAHVVNDKHTDQPAEKSEAEQYFESRANAQSLFDSLP, encoded by the coding sequence ATGGCATCCAACACAAAAACTAACACTTATCAGCTTCACCTGAAGGGTTTCGTCGGAGGATATGACTTCGATGCTGATTACGTTGACTACGTGCTCTCCAAGCATAAGGATACAGAGGTCAACGTTCTGATTGACTCGCTCGGTGGTCAGTCATCTACCGCCTTGAGTATTTTCTCGGCTTTCAAGCTCCATGGCAATGTGAATGTGCATTTCGTTGGAATGAACGCCTCGGCTGCAACAATCGCCAGCCTCGGCGCCAAGCACATCACAATGGATTCTTCGGCCATGTACCTGGTTCATAAATGCAGCGTAGGCTTCTTCGAGTGGGGCCAGCTCAACTCTGACGGCCTGCAGGCGCTCATCGCCAATATCGAGCACCAGAAGGCTGACTTAGACAAACTGGACGCTAACATCGCCCAGATGTATGCCACACGTTGCAAGAAAGAGCCCGAGGCCCTTCTTGCACTGATGAAAGAAGGCGGTTGGCTCACAGCAAAGGAGGCACTGGAGTGGGGCTTTGTTGATGAACTTACGGACTACGCTGATGAATCAGCTCCAGTCCTTACCGACACAATGGCCTGTGCAATGTCTGCTGCAGGAATTCCCATCCCGAATATGCCCACAATGCATCTCACCGCCCAGGAGCAGTCTGCATTCGCCAAGTTCCTTGGTGCATTGGGACAGTTATTCAGCAATCAGAAAATCCAATCCACAAATAATTCAACACAAACACCAATGAAAAAGATCTTCAAATCTATCTGTGCTATCCTGACTTGTGAGCACCTGATGAGCAATGAAGGCAAAATCACGCTTTCGGACTCTCAGATGGAGGACATCGAGTCTGCTATTAGCGCAGACAAGCAGACCATCAGCGACCTCAACGCGCAGATTACCACTCTTAAGAGTGAAAAGCAGTCTCTGACTGATGCTAACACACAGCTGCAGGCAGAAGTGGCCACCTTGAAGCAGAAGCCCGGTGACACTACAGCCCACGTAGTTAATGACAAGCATACCGATCAGCCTGCCGAAAAATCGGAGGCCGAACAGTATTTTGAGTCTCGTGCTAATGCTCAGTCGCTTTTCGACTCGCTCCCTTAA
- a CDS encoding helix-turn-helix domain-containing protein: MRKSDRQVEIDMSDEPMTIKEAAEFFKVDVQAMYKRVQRKMVQFHKDGRRLYFFKKELIAGLKAK; the protein is encoded by the coding sequence ATGAGAAAGTCAGACAGACAAGTCGAAATTGACATGAGCGACGAACCAATGACTATTAAAGAAGCAGCTGAGTTCTTTAAGGTTGATGTGCAGGCTATGTACAAGAGAGTTCAGCGAAAGATGGTTCAATTCCACAAAGATGGAAGAAGACTCTACTTCTTTAAGAAAGAGCTGATTGCAGGCTTGAAAGCAAAATGA
- a CDS encoding HAD family hydrolase produces the protein MIRNIAFDLGGVVVALSYEQAVKRFEELGLRDARKHLDAFCQKGIFGDLEKGMISPEEFRAELSQLVGRELSHDECKYAWHGYVEAVPQKNLQMLLRLRELGYKVCLLSNTNPYMMQWAKSNEFDGNGHSIEYYFDHLYLSYECKQMKPSAEIFRMMLDGQQSSAEETLFIDDGQKNIEAAKALGIHTLFPENNEDWTEPLERLLGIDK, from the coding sequence ATGATTAGGAATATTGCATTTGATTTGGGCGGTGTGGTTGTAGCCCTGAGCTATGAACAGGCTGTTAAGCGATTCGAGGAGCTTGGTCTCCGCGATGCCAGGAAGCATCTGGATGCGTTTTGTCAGAAAGGCATTTTTGGCGATCTGGAGAAAGGCATGATATCGCCTGAAGAGTTCCGTGCAGAGCTGAGTCAGCTTGTGGGTCGTGAGTTGTCTCACGATGAGTGTAAGTATGCCTGGCATGGTTATGTTGAGGCTGTACCACAAAAGAATCTGCAGATGCTGTTGAGATTGCGTGAACTCGGCTACAAGGTATGTCTGCTCTCCAACACCAATCCGTATATGATGCAGTGGGCCAAGAGTAACGAGTTTGATGGCAATGGCCACTCTATCGAATATTACTTCGACCATCTCTATCTGAGTTACGAGTGTAAACAGATGAAACCATCGGCAGAGATTTTCAGGATGATGCTCGATGGCCAGCAATCTTCAGCCGAAGAAACGCTCTTTATTGATGATGGACAAAAGAATATCGAAGCAGCGAAAGCACTTGGTATTCATACGCTCTTTCCTGAGAATAATGAAGACTGGACAGAGCCACTCGAAAGATTATTAGGCATAGATAAATAA